The following proteins are co-located in the Anas platyrhynchos isolate ZD024472 breed Pekin duck chromosome 1, IASCAAS_PekinDuck_T2T, whole genome shotgun sequence genome:
- the CREG1 gene encoding protein CREG1 isoform X2 — protein MAAVLQLLLLLSAAALAARGALPPPEQAARVARVVLHSCDWGALATLSAQDGLRGHPFANVFSLSDGAPGRGGGSGVPYLYLTDMEISVRDLRVNSNASLTVSLAQTPYCKKHKYDPQNPLCAHIIFCGSVVKVNDSEAAIAKKALFSRHPEMESWPKDHNWFFAKFNITNIWVLDYFGGLKIVTPEEYYSVKP, from the exons ATGGCCgcggtgctgcagctgctgctgctgctgagcgcGGCCGCGCTGGCGGCTCGCGGGGCGCTCCCGCCTCCGGAGCAGGCGGCGCGCGTGGCGCGCGTGGTGCTGCACAGCTGCGACTGGGGCGCGCTGGCCACGCTGTCGGCGCAGGACGGGCTGCGCGGCCACCCCTTCGCCAACGTCTTCTCCCTCAGCGATGGCGCGCCCgggcgcggcggcggcagcggcgtcCCCTACCTGTACCTCACCGACATGGAGATCTCCGTCAGGGACCTGCGG GTCAATTCAAATGCCTCCTTAACTGTGTCTTTGGCACAGACTCCTTACTGCAAGAAACACAAATATGATCCCCAGAATCCCCTCTGTGCCCACATAATCTTCTGTGGGAGTGTTGTAAAG GTGAATGATTCAGAAGCGGCCATAGCGAAAAAAGCGTTATTCAGTCGACACCCTGAAATGGAAAGTTGGCCTAAGGATCACAATTGGTTCTTTGCCAAATTCAACATCACCAATATTTGGGTACTGGACTACTTTGGTGGATTGAAAATTGTGACACCAGAGGAGTATTACAGTGTCAAGCCTTA G
- the CREG1 gene encoding protein CREG1 isoform X1 — MAAVLQLLLLLSAAALAARGALPPPEQAARVARVVLHSCDWGALATLSAQDGLRGHPFANVFSLSDGAPGRGGGSGVPYLYLTDMEISVRDLRVNSNASLTVSLAQTPYCKKHKYDPQNPLCAHIIFCGSVVKVNDSEAAIAKKALFSRHPEMESWPKDHNWFFAKFNITNIWVLDYFGGLKIVTPEEYYSVKP; from the exons ATGGCCgcggtgctgcagctgctgctgctgctgagcgcGGCCGCGCTGGCGGCTCGCGGGGCGCTCCCGCCTCCGGAGCAGGCGGCGCGCGTGGCGCGCGTGGTGCTGCACAGCTGCGACTGGGGCGCGCTGGCCACGCTGTCGGCGCAGGACGGGCTGCGCGGCCACCCCTTCGCCAACGTCTTCTCCCTCAGCGATGGCGCGCCCgggcgcggcggcggcagcggcgtcCCCTACCTGTACCTCACCGACATGGAGATCTCCGTCAGGGACCTGCGG GTCAATTCAAATGCCTCCTTAACTGTGTCTTTGGCACAGACTCCTTACTGCAAGAAACACAAATATGATCCCCAGAATCCCCTCTGTGCCCACATAATCTTCTGTGGGAGTGTTGTAAAG GTGAATGATTCAGAAGCGGCCATAGCGAAAAAAGCGTTATTCAGTCGACACCCTGAAATGGAAAGTTGGCCTAAGGATCACAATTGGTTCTTTGCCAAATTCAACATCACCAATATTTGGGTACTGGACTACTTTGGTGGATTGAAAATTGTGACACCAGAGGAGTATTACAGTGTCAAGCCTTAG